Proteins from one Ranitomeya variabilis isolate aRanVar5 chromosome 1, aRanVar5.hap1, whole genome shotgun sequence genomic window:
- the NKX2-1 gene encoding homeobox protein Nkx-2.1, with translation MSMSPKHTTPFSVSDILSPLEESYKKVAMEGTGLGAPLAAYRQSQVSQSTMQQHAMGHNGPVSAAYHMTAAGVPQLSHTTMGGYCNGNLGNLGNMSELPPYQETMRNSSAAGWYGANPDPRFSTISRFMGPSNGMNMGGLGNMGSLGDVGKSMAPLQSTPRRKRRVLFSQAQVYELERRFKQQKYLSAPEREHLASMIHLTPTQVKIWFQNHRYKMKRQAKDKAAQQQMQQDNSSCQQQQQSPRRVAVPVLVKDGKPCQAGSNAPTTALQNHQQQSATGLTVTTNGLGQHQSHQTNSAGQSPDMGQHSSSPSSLQSQVTNLSHLNTSSSDYGTAMSCPTLLYGRTW, from the exons ATGTCGATGAGTCCCAAGCACACTACTCCCTTCTCAGTGTCTGATATCTTGAGTCCTCTGGAGGAGAGCTACAAGAAGGTGGCTATGGAGGGCACTGGCTTGGGGGCTCCCCTGGCTGCCTACAGGCAATCTCAGGTGTCTCAGTCTACTATGCAGCAACATGCCATGGGCCACAATGGACCAGTCAGTGCTGCCTACCACATGACAGCTGCAGGGGTTCCTCAGCTATCCCACACCACTATGGGGGGCTACTGCAACGGCAACCTGGGCAACTTGGGCAATATGAGCGAGCTACCACCTTACCAGGAGACTATGAGGAATAGCTCAGCTGCTGGTTGGTATGGAGCCAACCCGGACCCAAGATTTTCTACAA tcTCACGTTTCATGGGTCCCTCCAATGGAATGAATATGGGAGGTCTTGGCAATATGGGCTCATTAGGAGATGTGGGTAAAAGTATGGCCCCACTTCAGAGCACCCCTAGAAGAAAACGTAGAGTATTGTTTTCTCAGGCCCAAGTATATGAACTGGAAAGGAGATTCAAACAACAAAAATACCTATCTGCTCCAGAGAGGGAACACTTAGCCAGCATGATCCACCTGACTCCAACCCAGGTAAAGATCTGGTTCCAGAACCACCGGTACAAGATGAAAAGACAAGCCAAGGACAAGGCAGCTCAGCAGCAGATGCAGCAGGACAACAGCTcttgtcagcagcagcagcagtctccACGGCGGGTGGCAGTCCCAGTGTTGGTGAAGGATGGCAAGCCATGCCAGGCGGGCTCCAATGCCCCAACAACTGCTCTTCAGAACCATCAGCAGCAGTCAGCCACAGGTCTCACGGTCACCACCAATGGCTTGGGGCAACATCAAAGCCACCAAACAAACAGTGCAGGCCAGTCTCCAGACATGGGTCAGCACTCCAGCAGCCCCTCAAGTCTCCAGAGCCAGGTCACCAACCTTTCTCACCTAAATACTTCTAGTTCTGACTATGGCACAGCCATGTCCTGCCCTACCTTACTATATGGTAGGACATGGTGA